In a genomic window of Halalkalicoccus sp. CG83:
- a CDS encoding Gfo/Idh/MocA family protein, with translation MALDVGVLGYRFMGKAHANAMARLPMFFPDAPEVHRDILVGRDEEALSEAADRLGFARTTTDWEEAIEEVDVFYNLGPNFVHAEPSIAALEAGVPVFCEKPLAPTLSEAEEMTEASREADVPAGCAFNYRFVPAIRYARNLIESGELGEIHHVRGRYLQDWLVDPEAPWAWRLDEEMAGSGALGDLGAHTIDLTRYLVGEISAVSGHLKTFVDERPVEDGEETREVTVDDAYTAQAEFENGAVGSFEASRFANGHKNDHTIEIEGSKGSLKFSLERLNELEYLEEGSRGFETILVTDADDPYVDHWWPPGHVLGWEHTFVHENYEFLSAVEEGGEFEPSFEDGLSAQHVIDAIQTSDERGEWIDVE, from the coding sequence ATGGCACTCGACGTAGGCGTACTCGGCTACCGGTTCATGGGCAAGGCCCACGCGAACGCGATGGCGCGACTCCCGATGTTCTTCCCCGACGCACCCGAGGTCCACCGAGACATCCTCGTCGGACGCGACGAGGAGGCGCTCTCGGAGGCCGCCGATCGACTGGGATTCGCCCGGACGACCACCGATTGGGAGGAGGCGATCGAGGAGGTCGACGTCTTCTACAACCTCGGGCCGAACTTCGTCCACGCCGAACCCTCGATCGCGGCGCTCGAGGCGGGCGTCCCGGTCTTCTGCGAGAAGCCGCTCGCGCCCACGCTCTCGGAGGCCGAGGAGATGACCGAGGCCTCCCGCGAGGCCGACGTCCCGGCGGGCTGTGCGTTCAACTACCGGTTCGTTCCCGCGATCCGGTACGCCAGGAACCTGATCGAGAGCGGAGAGCTCGGCGAGATCCACCACGTCCGCGGGCGGTACCTCCAGGACTGGCTGGTCGACCCCGAGGCGCCGTGGGCCTGGCGTCTGGACGAGGAGATGGCCGGCTCGGGCGCGCTCGGCGACCTCGGTGCACACACGATCGACCTCACGCGCTACCTCGTCGGCGAGATCTCGGCGGTGTCGGGCCATCTGAAGACGTTCGTCGACGAACGGCCCGTCGAGGACGGCGAGGAGACGCGCGAGGTGACCGTCGACGACGCCTACACCGCCCAGGCCGAGTTCGAGAACGGCGCCGTCGGGAGCTTCGAGGCATCGCGGTTCGCGAACGGCCACAAGAACGACCACACCATCGAGATCGAGGGATCGAAGGGGAGCCTGAAGTTCTCGCTCGAGCGGCTGAACGAACTCGAGTATCTGGAGGAGGGCTCGCGGGGCTTCGAGACGATCCTCGTCACCGACGCCGACGATCCCTACGTCGATCACTGGTGGCCGCCGGGACACGTCCTCGGCTGGGAACACACGTTCGTCCACGAGAACTACGAGTTCCTCTCGGCGGTCGAGGAGGGCGGCGAGTTCGAACCGAGTTTCGAGGACGGACTGTCGGCCCAGCACGTTATCGACGCGATCCAGACGAGCGACGAGCGCGGCGAGTGGATCGACGTCGAGTAG
- a CDS encoding alpha/beta fold hydrolase, whose amino-acid sequence MADWSHEETIVNGVRLHYVEAGEGPLVVLLHGFPEHWYAWRKQIPALVDAGYRVVVPDMRGYNTSEKPHGVEAYRMRELVGDVVGLIETCDEERASVVGHDWGGAIAWEVAARHPGSVDRLCVLNAPHPAAYRRELLSRQSDQARRSWYALFFQLPWVPEALFRAFDDRAVEGLLREDPENPEAFDEEAIDRYKRACTRPGAMTSMINYYRAAFRGQLRSLLPGRSLPDYAREGRIDRPTLLIWGMRDRALSPRLTEGLERWVPDLRVERLPEASHWVQADEPDRVNELLTGFLDDD is encoded by the coding sequence ATGGCCGATTGGTCCCACGAGGAGACGATCGTCAACGGGGTGCGGCTGCACTACGTCGAGGCCGGCGAGGGACCGCTCGTCGTCCTGCTGCACGGCTTTCCCGAACACTGGTACGCCTGGCGCAAGCAGATCCCCGCGCTCGTCGACGCCGGCTACCGCGTCGTCGTTCCCGACATGCGGGGATACAACACGTCGGAGAAACCCCACGGCGTCGAGGCCTACCGGATGAGAGAACTCGTCGGGGACGTCGTGGGGCTGATCGAGACCTGCGACGAGGAGCGCGCCTCGGTCGTCGGTCACGACTGGGGCGGGGCGATCGCGTGGGAGGTCGCCGCGCGCCACCCCGGCAGCGTCGATCGGCTCTGCGTTCTGAACGCCCCGCATCCGGCCGCTTACCGCCGGGAGCTCCTCTCGCGTCAGTCGGACCAGGCGAGACGATCGTGGTACGCCCTGTTCTTCCAGCTACCCTGGGTTCCGGAGGCGCTCTTCCGGGCGTTCGACGACCGCGCCGTCGAGGGGCTCCTGCGCGAGGACCCCGAGAACCCCGAGGCGTTCGACGAGGAGGCGATCGACCGGTACAAGCGTGCGTGTACACGCCCGGGGGCGATGACCTCGATGATCAACTACTACCGGGCGGCGTTTCGCGGCCAGCTTCGATCGCTGCTCCCCGGCCGGAGCCTCCCTGACTACGCCCGCGAGGGACGGATCGACCGGCCGACGTTGCTGATCTGGGGAATGCGGGATCGGGCGCTCTCGCCACGGCTCACCGAGGGTCTCGAACGGTGGGTACCCGACCTCCGGGTCGAACGCCTCCCCGAGGCGAGCCACTGGGTGCAGGCCGACGAGCCCGACCGGGTGAACGAGCTTCTGACCGGGTTCCTCGACGACGACTGA
- a CDS encoding translation initiation factor eIF-2B → MIDETVAEIEEMQTHSSSIVAVKSARAMRELVNREYATVEEFTRDVERNSSVLRRANASHASLFNVQRDIVRSVTEADPEDVETAKSLLLDAIDRVVDRVETGKQQAAEHAAANLDDGTTLLTHDYSSTVLSAIEHAAGSGAEISVYVTEARPRLAGRKTARALAEIDGVETTLIVDSAAGHYLSECDSVLIGMDCLVGETLYNRVGTYPIAATAADLDVPMRVTGSGAKIIDEGFVFENDYRSPSEVMLEPADGFDLKNPRYDATPVRLLDAIITDDGGLSF, encoded by the coding sequence ATGATCGACGAGACGGTCGCGGAGATCGAGGAAATGCAGACCCACAGCTCCTCGATCGTCGCCGTCAAGTCCGCCCGTGCGATGAGGGAACTGGTGAATCGCGAGTACGCGACGGTCGAGGAGTTCACCCGTGACGTCGAGCGAAACAGCTCCGTCCTCCGAAGGGCCAACGCCTCCCACGCCTCGCTGTTCAACGTCCAACGGGACATCGTCCGGTCGGTCACCGAGGCGGATCCAGAGGACGTCGAAACCGCGAAATCACTGCTGCTCGACGCGATCGACCGCGTCGTCGACCGCGTCGAGACGGGAAAACAGCAGGCCGCCGAACACGCCGCGGCCAACCTCGACGACGGGACGACGCTGCTGACTCACGACTACTCCTCGACGGTGCTCTCGGCGATCGAACACGCCGCCGGGTCGGGAGCCGAGATCTCGGTGTACGTCACCGAGGCCCGACCTCGACTTGCCGGACGGAAGACCGCGCGTGCGCTCGCGGAGATCGACGGCGTCGAGACGACGCTGATCGTCGACAGCGCTGCCGGCCACTACCTCTCGGAGTGCGATAGCGTCCTGATCGGCATGGACTGTCTCGTCGGCGAGACCCTCTACAACCGCGTCGGAACGTACCCGATCGCGGCGACCGCGGCCGACCTGGACGTTCCGATGCGCGTGACGGGATCGGGCGCGAAGATCATCGACGAGGGGTTCGTCTTCGAGAACGACTACCGCTCGCCGAGCGAGGTGATGCTCGAACCCGCCGATGGATTCGACCTGAAAAACCCGAGATACGACGCGACGCCAGTTCGGCTGCTCGACGCCATCATCACCGACGACGGCGGCCTGTCGTTCTGA
- a CDS encoding RtcB family protein, producing the protein MTTYDAGEVTLEKVREFVWEIPQEGGMQAPARVLASEALLDEISDDKTIQQLKNTAHLPGVTDHALCMPDGHQGYGFPVGGVAALDTEEGCISPGGVGYDINCGVRMMRTNLTYDDLNGREEELVDALFSNIPSGLGGGGVVEAGIDTIEAILDRGMEWALEEGYAVPEDLAHCEDEGVRRDGDLSAVSQKAKDRGKNQIGSLGSGNHFLEVQRVTDVFREDVADAYGLEEDRIVVLIHTGSRGLGHQVCTDYLRRIEQEHGDLLAELPDRELAAAPAGSELAEEYYGAMCAAINFAWTNRQLVMHRTREVFERTFGRDWEEMEMELLYDVAHNIAKKEVHDVEGEERELYVHRKGATRAFPAGREEVPETYRDVGQPVIIPGSMGAGSYVLRGGERSLEETFGSTAHGAGRVMSRTQAKNEFWGGDVQDDLRDQQHIYVKAQSGATVAEEAPGVYKDVDEVVRVSDALGIGDKVARTFPVCNIKG; encoded by the coding sequence ATGACCACCTACGACGCCGGCGAAGTCACCCTCGAGAAGGTCCGCGAGTTCGTCTGGGAAATCCCACAGGAGGGGGGAATGCAGGCGCCGGCTCGCGTGCTCGCGAGCGAGGCGCTGCTCGACGAGATCAGCGACGACAAGACCATCCAGCAGTTGAAGAACACCGCCCACCTGCCGGGCGTGACGGACCACGCCCTCTGTATGCCCGACGGCCACCAGGGCTACGGCTTTCCCGTCGGCGGCGTCGCCGCCCTCGACACCGAGGAGGGCTGTATCTCGCCCGGCGGCGTCGGCTACGACATCAACTGCGGCGTCAGGATGATGCGGACGAACCTCACGTACGACGATCTCAACGGTCGCGAGGAGGAGCTCGTTGACGCACTGTTCTCGAACATCCCCTCGGGACTGGGCGGCGGCGGCGTCGTCGAGGCCGGCATCGACACAATCGAGGCGATCCTCGACCGAGGGATGGAGTGGGCTCTCGAGGAGGGTTACGCCGTCCCCGAGGATCTGGCCCACTGCGAGGATGAGGGCGTCCGCCGCGACGGCGACCTCTCGGCGGTGAGTCAGAAGGCGAAGGATCGGGGAAAGAACCAGATCGGGTCGTTGGGATCGGGTAACCACTTCCTCGAGGTCCAGCGGGTCACCGACGTCTTCCGTGAGGACGTCGCCGACGCCTACGGACTGGAGGAGGACCGGATCGTCGTGCTCATCCACACGGGCTCGCGGGGGCTCGGCCACCAGGTCTGTACCGACTACCTCCGGCGGATCGAGCAGGAGCACGGCGACCTGCTGGCGGAGCTCCCCGATCGGGAGCTCGCGGCGGCGCCCGCCGGGTCCGAACTGGCCGAGGAGTACTACGGCGCGATGTGTGCGGCGATCAACTTCGCGTGGACCAACCGCCAGCTGGTGATGCATCGAACACGGGAGGTGTTCGAGCGGACGTTCGGACGCGACTGGGAGGAGATGGAGATGGAGCTGCTCTACGACGTCGCGCACAACATCGCGAAGAAGGAGGTTCACGACGTAGAAGGGGAGGAGCGCGAGCTCTACGTCCACCGGAAGGGTGCCACGAGGGCGTTCCCCGCGGGTCGCGAGGAGGTCCCCGAGACCTATCGCGACGTGGGTCAGCCGGTCATCATCCCCGGGAGCATGGGCGCGGGCAGCTACGTGCTCCGGGGCGGCGAGCGCTCGCTCGAGGAGACGTTCGGCTCGACCGCCCACGGCGCGGGCCGGGTGATGAGCCGGACGCAGGCGAAGAACGAGTTCTGGGGTGGTGACGTTCAGGACGACCTGCGCGACCAGCAGCACATCTACGTGAAGGCCCAGAGCGGTGCGACGGTCGCCGAGGAGGCACCGGGCGTCTACAAGGACGTCGACGAGGTAGTGCGGGTGAGCGACGCGCTCGGCATCGGCGATAAGGTCGCGCGCACGTTCCCCGTCTGTAACATCAAGGGGTAG
- a CDS encoding cation:proton antiporter, translating to MALELYDVGLVAIGLVLLGVAILPRLVGDKPISMPIFFVGFGFLLFSMPFTFPAPDPLEQGETTERLAELGVIIALMSVGLKLDRFPGLRAWASTWRLLAITMPLSIAGAALLGWGLVGLLVPAAVLLGAVIAPTDPVLASEVQVEEPGAGNESEPHEEMEGGEDEVRFALSSEAGLNDGLAFPFTYLAIALALVGLAPENWLGEWLLIDVVYRIVAGVAIGAVVGWLLAKVIFAAIPDTPIAQSVQGIEAIAGTLAIYGLTELAGGYGFIAVFVAATAIRHYERTHDYNEALHQMAELAEQTVMAVIMVLFGGAIVGGLLEPLTVEAIGAVIGIVFIVRPLAGIIGLLGFDRSWTERGVISFFGIRGIGTFYYLAYGLNEAAFADADLIWALAGAVVLVSIVVHGITATPVISRILD from the coding sequence GTGGCTCTCGAACTCTACGACGTCGGTCTGGTCGCCATCGGTCTCGTTCTTCTAGGTGTCGCCATTCTCCCACGTCTGGTCGGGGACAAACCGATCTCGATGCCGATCTTCTTCGTCGGTTTCGGGTTCCTGCTCTTCTCGATGCCGTTCACCTTTCCCGCGCCGGATCCGCTCGAACAGGGCGAGACGACCGAGCGGCTGGCCGAACTCGGGGTGATCATCGCACTGATGTCCGTCGGGCTGAAGTTGGATCGATTCCCCGGGCTTCGTGCCTGGGCGTCGACGTGGCGATTGCTCGCGATCACCATGCCGCTCTCGATCGCGGGGGCCGCGCTGCTGGGCTGGGGGCTCGTCGGACTCCTCGTCCCGGCTGCGGTGCTGCTGGGCGCAGTGATCGCGCCGACCGACCCCGTGCTCGCGAGCGAGGTCCAGGTCGAGGAGCCCGGCGCCGGCAACGAGTCGGAGCCCCACGAGGAGATGGAGGGCGGCGAGGACGAGGTCCGATTCGCGCTCTCCTCCGAGGCGGGACTGAACGACGGGCTCGCGTTTCCCTTCACCTACCTCGCGATCGCGCTGGCGCTGGTCGGGTTGGCACCCGAGAACTGGCTGGGGGAGTGGCTGCTGATCGACGTCGTCTATCGGATCGTGGCGGGCGTCGCCATCGGCGCCGTCGTCGGCTGGCTCCTCGCGAAGGTGATCTTCGCCGCGATCCCCGACACGCCGATCGCACAGTCGGTCCAGGGGATCGAGGCGATCGCGGGAACGCTCGCCATCTACGGATTGACCGAGCTCGCGGGCGGCTACGGCTTCATCGCGGTCTTCGTCGCCGCGACGGCGATCCGCCACTACGAGCGCACCCACGACTACAACGAGGCGCTCCACCAGATGGCCGAACTCGCGGAACAGACGGTGATGGCCGTGATCATGGTGCTGTTCGGCGGGGCGATCGTCGGCGGGCTGCTCGAACCGCTCACCGTTGAGGCGATCGGCGCCGTGATCGGAATCGTCTTCATCGTCCGGCCGCTCGCCGGGATCATCGGCCTGCTCGGGTTCGATCGCTCGTGGACCGAGCGGGGCGTGATCTCCTTCTTCGGCATCCGCGGGATCGGCACGTTCTACTACCTCGCCTACGGCCTGAACGAGGCGGCGTTCGCCGACGCCGACCTGATCTGGGCGCTCGCGGGAGCGGTCGTCCTCGTCTCGATCGTCGTCCACGGGATCACTGCGACGCCGGTCATCTCGCGGATCCTGGATTAG
- a CDS encoding archease, whose product MGADFELRDHTADVAVEARGPTLEAVFSAAADGLAAAQCDAIPDSGERFSIDVDAESREALLFDYLDELIYERDVRSVLPVENRVEAIEGGSDGAGWTLSGSVRGVPLDRVEAREVKAVTYSEMRIEEREDEWYAYVVLDV is encoded by the coding sequence ATGGGCGCCGATTTCGAGCTCCGCGATCACACGGCGGACGTGGCCGTCGAGGCCCGCGGCCCGACCCTCGAGGCCGTCTTCTCGGCCGCCGCCGACGGACTGGCGGCCGCCCAGTGTGACGCGATCCCCGACTCCGGCGAACGGTTCTCGATCGACGTCGACGCCGAGAGCCGCGAGGCGCTGTTGTTCGACTACCTCGACGAACTGATCTACGAGCGCGACGTCCGGAGCGTCCTCCCGGTCGAGAACCGCGTCGAGGCCATCGAGGGGGGTTCGGACGGGGCGGGGTGGACGCTCTCGGGGAGCGTTCGCGGGGTCCCCCTCGACCGGGTCGAGGCCCGCGAGGTGAAGGCGGTCACCTACTCCGAGATGCGCATCGAGGAGCGCGAGGACGAGTGGTACGCCTACGTCGTCCTCGACGTCTAA
- a CDS encoding GNAT family N-acetyltransferase translates to MSVNVDLQVVGPGDDAYLEEAWRLKEDIRIREDVLKQRRGFFTDAYRRSTVHVLLVEDDLAGFAAVRRDGYILFLAVGSEYRGQGFGERLVEAVADEHDTVTCHARTTNEDALAFYEHLGFDIDRRIDSYYEDAGDSFYLKRGDREGIGERLSEFLHR, encoded by the coding sequence GTGAGTGTCAACGTCGATCTACAGGTCGTCGGACCCGGCGACGACGCCTACCTCGAGGAGGCGTGGCGGCTGAAGGAGGACATTCGAATCCGCGAGGACGTCCTCAAGCAGCGCCGCGGCTTCTTCACCGACGCCTATCGGAGATCGACCGTCCACGTCCTGCTCGTCGAGGACGACCTCGCCGGCTTCGCGGCCGTCAGACGCGACGGTTACATCCTCTTTCTCGCCGTCGGCTCCGAGTACCGCGGTCAGGGGTTCGGCGAGCGCCTCGTCGAGGCCGTCGCGGACGAACACGACACCGTGACGTGTCACGCCCGTACGACCAACGAGGACGCCCTGGCGTTCTACGAACACCTCGGCTTCGATATCGATCGACGCATCGACAGCTACTACGAGGACGCCGGCGATTCCTTCTATCTCAAACGCGGCGACCGGGAGGGGATCGGCGAACGCCTCTCGGAGTTCCTCCACCGCTGA
- the priS gene encoding DNA primase small subunit PriS: MEDRTRAYLRGRFRDHYRRSDVSLPPAADEREWGYIPWTASPGTTMVRHRSLLDLGEIDDFLERERPRHVYFSAGRYDDPSANSMKEKGWRGSDLIFDLDADHLPGVVPGEDTYREMLEACKDALFRLLSFLDDDFGFSDLTIVFSGGRGYHVHVRDLGVQKLESEGRREIVDYVRGIGLDFEALIRRETVAGLGRRTPAEKRTLDTRGGWSRRAHRHVLDLVEELENMEEEAALSRLREFEGIGEGKARAALRAIEENREGIEAGNVDVHSAFFGLARTLVAESVARDNAPIDEPVTTDTNRLIRLPGSLHGGSGLAVMRLDRADLEAFDPLEDAIPATFRNHEITVDLPEERRVELGELSRTLEAGTHAVPEYVGVFLMARGWAEKGRE, encoded by the coding sequence ATGGAGGATCGAACGCGCGCGTACCTGCGGGGGCGGTTTCGCGATCACTACCGCCGGAGCGACGTCTCCCTGCCGCCGGCCGCCGACGAGCGCGAGTGGGGCTACATCCCCTGGACCGCGAGCCCGGGGACGACGATGGTCAGACATCGCTCCCTGCTGGATCTCGGCGAGATCGACGACTTCCTCGAGCGCGAGCGCCCCCGACACGTTTACTTCTCCGCCGGCCGGTACGACGATCCGAGCGCGAACTCGATGAAGGAGAAGGGCTGGCGCGGCTCGGACTTGATCTTCGACCTCGACGCCGACCACCTCCCCGGCGTGGTGCCCGGCGAGGACACCTATCGGGAGATGCTCGAAGCCTGTAAGGACGCGCTGTTCCGGCTGCTCTCCTTTCTCGACGACGACTTCGGTTTCTCCGACCTGACGATCGTCTTCTCGGGGGGGCGGGGCTATCACGTCCACGTTCGCGATCTCGGCGTCCAGAAGCTCGAGAGCGAGGGGCGGCGCGAGATCGTCGACTACGTCCGCGGGATCGGCCTCGACTTCGAGGCGCTGATCCGCCGCGAGACCGTCGCCGGACTCGGCCGGCGCACGCCCGCCGAGAAGCGCACCCTCGACACGCGCGGGGGCTGGTCACGCCGCGCCCACCGCCACGTCCTCGATCTGGTCGAGGAGCTCGAGAACATGGAGGAGGAGGCGGCGCTCTCTCGTCTCCGGGAGTTCGAGGGGATCGGCGAGGGGAAGGCCCGCGCCGCCCTCCGGGCGATCGAGGAGAACCGCGAGGGGATCGAGGCGGGCAACGTCGACGTCCACTCGGCCTTTTTCGGTCTCGCTCGCACGCTCGTCGCCGAGAGCGTCGCCCGGGACAACGCCCCGATCGACGAACCGGTTACCACGGACACGAACCGACTGATCCGACTGCCGGGTAGCCTCCACGGCGGCAGCGGTCTCGCGGTGATGCGCCTCGACCGCGCGGACCTCGAGGCGTTCGACCCCCTCGAGGACGCGATCCCCGCGACGTTTCGGAACCACGAGATCACGGTCGACCTCCCCGAGGAGCGCCGCGTCGAACTCGGAGAGCTCTCGCGGACGCTCGAGGCGGGGACGCACGCCGTCCCCGAGTACGTCGGTGTGTTCCTGATGGCGCGCGGCTGGGCGGAGAAGGGTCGGGAGTGA
- a CDS encoding DNA replication complex subunit Gins51 — MDLDELQAVRDTERSKDSLQGLEESFYADVADHIADLKERRKQAAEEADDPFGDPEVQQLTGEIDATEQVVESIYERRVGKLVKLASFAAADMPADEDGLTREERNLFTDLVSRIKENRAHVLDVLAGEQVPKSTETDAEPDQIDGHQETTESAEPSSPAMAPAEPGTNDGSKAGTDESRISAADLMGEGPSEPTSEEPPAEPERRAHDADSEPNAEPDPEVDAESPPSAEASEETVQDEVERVTLRITRDVGEIVGVDDREYDLASEDVVTLPEANAGALLQRDAAERLD, encoded by the coding sequence GTGGATCTCGACGAACTCCAGGCGGTCCGGGACACGGAACGGAGCAAGGACAGCCTTCAGGGTCTCGAGGAGTCGTTCTACGCGGACGTCGCGGATCACATCGCCGATCTGAAGGAACGGCGCAAGCAGGCCGCGGAGGAGGCCGACGATCCCTTCGGCGACCCCGAAGTCCAGCAGCTGACCGGCGAGATCGACGCCACCGAGCAGGTCGTCGAGTCGATCTACGAGCGGCGGGTGGGGAAGCTCGTGAAGCTCGCGAGCTTCGCCGCCGCCGACATGCCCGCCGACGAGGACGGGCTCACCCGCGAGGAACGTAACCTCTTTACTGACCTCGTCTCGCGGATCAAGGAGAACCGCGCGCACGTCCTCGACGTGCTCGCCGGCGAGCAGGTACCGAAGTCGACGGAGACGGACGCCGAGCCCGATCAGATCGACGGGCACCAGGAGACTACGGAGTCCGCCGAGCCATCGTCACCCGCGATGGCGCCGGCCGAACCGGGGACGAACGACGGGTCGAAGGCGGGGACGGACGAGTCGCGGATCAGCGCCGCCGACCTCATGGGAGAGGGTCCGAGCGAACCCACGTCGGAGGAACCTCCGGCGGAGCCCGAACGACGGGCCCACGACGCAGATTCGGAGCCGAACGCCGAGCCGGACCCAGAGGTCGACGCCGAGAGTCCGCCGTCGGCCGAGGCGAGCGAGGAGACCGTCCAGGACGAGGTCGAGCGGGTCACCCTCCGGATCACCCGCGACGTCGGGGAGATCGTCGGCGTCGACGACCGCGAGTACGACCTTGCGAGCGAGGACGTCGTGACGCTCCCGGAGGCGAACGCCGGAGCGCTCCTCCAACGCGACGCCGCCGAACGGCTGGACTGA
- a CDS encoding cytochrome P450 → MVASRPPGPNGLPLLGNTLQFVRGQEKFYEDAATHGDVASLDLLGIGEHYLVSEPTLVERMLVSDRERFAKPSHTKAQLGELLGQGLVLSEGELWRRQRGATQPAFYRDRIATYAESMTAHAERTIERWDHGAMYDIEGEMKDLTLRILVESMFGGEIDYEKRGIREMARRLQVPGRPAMQPIANVVPKSVPIPMWQRYHEAIDEFDSIVYELIERRQKDERDRDDLLSMLLGVGMDEKQLRDEMMTLLFAGHETTALALTYVWYLLARHPAVGERLRAELDDVLDGRVPTMADLPDLEYTERVVKEAMRLYPPVPAIPRETTSEIDLGGYSLPEGALVIASQWVIHHDERFYDDPYAFRPERWSEGFEERLPEFAYFPFGGGPRRCIGAGFAMIEAQLILATIAREYELQLVGDDSLDLAVGITLFPMTELELRVVDREKR, encoded by the coding sequence ATGGTAGCGAGCCGTCCGCCCGGACCCAACGGTCTGCCCCTTCTCGGAAACACCCTGCAGTTCGTTCGCGGACAGGAGAAGTTCTACGAGGACGCCGCAACCCACGGGGACGTCGCCTCGCTCGACCTCCTCGGAATCGGCGAGCACTACCTAGTGAGCGAGCCGACGCTCGTCGAGCGGATGCTCGTCTCCGACCGCGAGCGGTTCGCGAAGCCGTCGCACACCAAAGCGCAGTTGGGTGAACTGCTCGGACAGGGGCTCGTCCTAAGCGAGGGTGAGCTTTGGCGGCGCCAGCGCGGCGCGACCCAGCCCGCCTTCTATCGCGATCGGATCGCGACCTACGCGGAGTCGATGACCGCCCACGCGGAGCGAACGATCGAGCGGTGGGACCACGGCGCGATGTACGACATCGAGGGCGAGATGAAGGACCTCACCCTGCGGATCCTCGTTGAGTCGATGTTTGGCGGCGAGATCGACTACGAAAAGCGGGGGATTCGCGAGATGGCCCGCCGGCTACAAGTGCCCGGCCGGCCGGCGATGCAGCCGATCGCCAACGTCGTTCCCAAGTCGGTGCCGATCCCCATGTGGCAGCGGTATCACGAGGCGATCGATGAGTTCGACTCGATCGTCTACGAGCTAATCGAACGCCGTCAGAAGGACGAAAGGGACCGCGACGACCTGCTCTCGATGCTGCTGGGGGTGGGAATGGACGAGAAACAGCTCCGCGACGAGATGATGACGCTGCTCTTCGCCGGTCACGAGACCACGGCACTCGCGCTCACCTACGTCTGGTACCTGCTCGCTCGCCATCCCGCGGTCGGCGAGCGGCTGCGAGCGGAGCTCGACGACGTCCTCGACGGCCGAGTGCCGACGATGGCCGACCTGCCGGATCTCGAGTACACCGAACGGGTCGTCAAGGAGGCGATGCGCCTCTACCCGCCGGTTCCCGCCATTCCGCGCGAGACGACCTCCGAGATCGACCTCGGCGGCTACTCGCTTCCCGAAGGGGCGCTCGTCATCGCCTCCCAGTGGGTGATTCACCACGATGAACGCTTCTACGACGATCCGTACGCCTTCAGACCCGAGCGGTGGAGCGAGGGGTTCGAGGAACGGCTTCCGGAGTTCGCCTACTTCCCGTTCGGCGGCGGCCCGCGCCGGTGTATTGGTGCGGGGTTCGCGATGATCGAAGCCCAGCTCATCCTGGCGACGATCGCCCGGGAGTACGAACTGCAGTTGGTCGGCGACGACTCGCTCGATCTCGCGGTCGGGATCACCCTGTTCCCGATGACGGAGCTAGAGCTACGCGTCGTCGATCGCGAGAAGAGATGA